AAGACGATGCCCGGAAACCGCCGCATCCGCAGCGCACGGTCAAGGAGCTCGTTGATGACCCGGCCGAGGGGCCTGTCGTCCCGGCGGGCAATATCGCGCACCTCGGCATCAACTTCCCGCTCAAGCCTCACCGAAACCGGCCTAACCACAGGCATTCCTGTCACCTCTACGCTACATTGTAGCATGCTTGGCCCGAGTCGTGCAGCCCCTCGGGGGGCAGACCGGTCCCTCCGCCGGTGCTGCCCACGGAGCGGCGTCAGGTGCGGGCACAGGCGCTCCCACTCGTCCGGGGAGCGCTCATTCTCAGCCTTCAGCGCCTCGATCTCCTCGGGGTAAGCGCGGTAGTACCGGAGAGGCGCATCGACCTGCCGGGGGCTGAGGTGTTCAAGGATCTGGAGGGTTCGCTGCGTGTCCTCCCCGCAGGCCTTGTGGATGGCGACGACCTCCCACACGTCAAGGCCGGTCCCTTCGATGCGGGCGCGGCGGTCCCCCGGAGCACCGGCGAACGCGATGCCGGCATGGCGGCGGGTCCGCAGCGCCTCTTCCACCGGTCGAAGCAGGACCCCGGCAGGAATCCGGGCGGCGCCAGCGAATCGCGGGATGGGGCAACCTGCCGGAGTCGTCCCTTCGTCGCAGCAGACGTCATGGCACACGCAGAAGCGCGCCGTCCTATCCTGCCCCCGGGCTCTCCCCGCCGCGTAATCCCGCGCTGGGCCGGACCGCTCGTGGCCACCGGCGTGCTGCTGGCGGTGGCGGTCGCGTTCGGCGGGGCTTACTGGGACGGGTTCAAGGTGCGGCGCGACTTGGGGGTCATGGTCCAGGAGCGGGACACGCTAAGGAAGCAGATCGCGCAGCTCCGCGAGGAGATTCGACTGCTGAACACGCCGGAGTACATAGAGCGGATGGCCAGGGAGCAGTTGGGGCTCATCCGGCCAGGGGAGATCGCCGTCATCCTGGTCCGCCCTACCCCTGGTCCCACCCCCGCGCCGCGTTGACACTCCTGGAGGGGCACGGGTGTAATCCGTCGCGCGCCAGAATCAGAGAAAGAAAGGAGCGTGTCTGTTAGAACATGGCGTTGGAAACAGGCAGCATCGTCGAGGGCACGGTGGTCAAGATCACCAACTACGGTGCCTTCATTGAACTCCCCGAAGGAAAGAGCGGTCTGGTGCACATATCCGAGATCGCCGACACCTATGTCAAGGACGTCAAAGACTACCTTAAGGAACGGGAGAAGGTCAGGGTCAAGATCCTCGGCCTCAACGACAAGGGCAAGCTCGACCTTTCGGTCAAGCAGGCGCTCTCGCCCGAGGAGCGTCAGGTACGAGGGCGGGCGCGCACCTCGTTCGACGACAAGCTGAAGGCCTTCTTGAAGGAGAGCGAAGAAAGGCTGCTCGACCTGAAGCGCAACACCGAGGCGAAGCGCGGCGGCCGGCGCCGGAAGTAGCGCGCACCGCCGCTTCGATCACCGCCACGAAACTCCGGTGGCGGTTCCTACTCAATCCCCAGAAGCCTGACCACCTCTTCAAACGCCCTCCAGATGATGTCGTCGCGCTCGAGCTGGCGCGACCTGTCCGAGATCTCCTCCCGCGCATCCAGCTCGGCCAGTTTCCCATCCATCTGCAGCAGCCGGTCCTGGATTTGCTGGATCTCGATCAGGACCGAAGCATCCGGCAGGGCGGACCGGATCTTTTCCA
The sequence above is a segment of the Armatimonadota bacterium genome. Coding sequences within it:
- a CDS encoding septum formation initiator family protein, with the protein product MLPTERRQVRAQALPLVRGALILSLQRLDLLGVSAVVPERRIDLPGAEVFKDLEGSLRVLPAGLVDGDDLPHVKAGPFDAGAAVPRSTGERDAGMAAGPQRLFHRSKQDPGRNPGGASESRDGATCRSRPFVAADVMAHAEARRPILPPGSPRRVIPRWAGPLVATGVLLAVAVAFGGAYWDGFKVRRDLGVMVQERDTLRKQIAQLREEIRLLNTPEYIERMAREQLGLIRPGEIAVILVRPTPGPTPAPR
- a CDS encoding S1 RNA-binding domain-containing protein; the encoded protein is MALETGSIVEGTVVKITNYGAFIELPEGKSGLVHISEIADTYVKDVKDYLKEREKVRVKILGLNDKGKLDLSVKQALSPEERQVRGRARTSFDDKLKAFLKESEERLLDLKRNTEAKRGGRRRK